The DNA sequence CGGCTACCTGGTGGCCCAGCCCGAGGTCGCCGACGCGGTCCGCAAGGTGGTCACCCCGTTCTCCACCAGCCTGCCCGCGCAGGCCGCGGCGTTGGCCGCCCTCGACGCCGAGGACGAGATGCGCCGCCGCTGCGACCTCGTCATCGCCGAGCGGGCCCGGGTCGCCAAGGCGCTGCACGAGCACCTGCCGAGCGTCCCCGAGAGCCAGGCCAACTTCGTGTGGCTGCCGCTGGGCGACCAGGCGGCGGCCTTCGCGCAGGTGTGCGAGGCGGAAGGGGTCATCGTGCGGCCGTTCGCCGGCGACGGCGTACGCGTCACCATCGGCACCGCCGAGGAGAACGACGCCCTGCTGCGTGCCGCCGAGAAGTACTTCGGCTGAGCGGCGGACGGGGGATGGCGTGGCGGAACCTGCCGCGTAGGACACGTGTCGCGATCACCGGCGCCGTCTGCGCGGCGCTGGTGGCGGGCAGCGGGCTCGTGGTGTGGCGTGTCCTGCGCCCCACCGACACCGTCACCACGGCGACCCGGCCGATGCCCAAGCGCGTCATCCCCGGACCCGGCGCCCTCGGCGCGCTGATCTCGGCACCGCTCATCGTCGGCGACCGGATCCGCATCCACGCCGCGCCGCGCCAGGTCTGGGCCGACGGCCCGGCCGACTACAAGTACGAGACCAGCGCCCTGTGGTCACTGCGCCGCTGGCCGGCCGAACTCGTCGGCATCGTGACCGTGGGCGAGGAGCCGATCGTCGTCAGCGCGTGGAGCGACGGCATGCTCGTCGGCACCGACGCCCGCGACGGCAAGACCATCTGGTCGGTACGCGGGGACGTGCTCGGCGACGGCTACCAGGGGCGGCGCACCGGCGCCGCCACCGTCTACGACCCGCCGGGCCTGTTCACCGCCGACGGGACCGTGCTGACCACGGGCGGCAACACCATCACCGCGTACGACCCGACGACCGGCGCCGTACGCTGGCGCCACGAGCTGCCCGCCTGCCACGGCACCGCATTCACCGGCGCGACCCAGTTCCTCGTGCTGGACACCTGCGCGCACACGCTGCTGCGCTACTCCGCCGACACCGGCGCACCGCTGCCGCCGCTGGGCACGTCGCCCACTGCGGCCGAGCCGGTGTCGTGCGCCGTCGGCGCCTCCGACTGCCTCGGCGTACGCGTCACCGCCGCCGACGGCACGCACGCGTGGCTGCTGCCCCCGGCCGCGTCCGGCACCGAGGCGCCGTCGATCCCGCTGGCCGCGCCGGGCGCCCTGATCACCGGTACGCCCCGCGCCCCCGTCGCCGTGGTGACCACTGTGAACCCTGCGGCGGTGACCGAGCTGACCAGCCACGATCCCGCCACCGGCGAGGTCCGCTGGACCTGGCGCCCGCAGCCGGGCGACCCCGCGCCGACGCTGCTGCCCACCGGCGCCCGGGACCGCATCCTGCTGGTCACTCCCGACCACACGCTGATCGCCGTGAACGCCGAATCCGGGAAGGAGCTGTCTCGCTCCCCCCTGGACCTCTACTACGAGGACCCGGCCTTCCCGTACACCCTCGGCCACGTGTATGCCTCCGGCCACTACCTCGTCCTCGAACGCCTCCGCCCGGACACCCCCGCCGACGCCCCCGACACCCTCTACTACCCCTCCCCCCGCCCCGTCCTCCTAGCCGCCTCCTAACCCACCCCCTCCCCTAACCCCGTGCCCCCGGCACCGGCCCCAGGCCCAACTCGTCGATCATGAACTTATGGCGCGGTTCGACGGTGTGTCGCGGGCACAACTTCATGATCGTCGGCGCCGACCGACAGAGTCAGGACCATGGGAGCTCTTTGTCGTCCCAGGCGACCGCCACCATCACCGTCCTGCGGCCGAGTCGCCACGGCGGTGCGGGCCCCGAGGCGACGTTGCACAGATGGTCGACGGTCGGCGGTAGGGGTTCGCCGGCCAACGCTCGGTCCAGGGCAGCGCCCAGGTCTACGAACTCCGGGGCGCCCCATCGCGCGGTGAGCGCCTGGGTCAGCCGGTCGCGCATCTGCCCATAGACCAGGTATGTCGACCCCATTGCGGCCTGGGCGTCCTCATCCCAGAAGTCCCGGCTCTCCATCAGCCTCGCAACATGCAGCCCAGGCCGGGAGACGCCGTTGTCCCGGGCTTCTTGGTGAGCGGGAAGGGGCTCCTTCACCAGCAGCTCGGCTGTGCCGACCCAACTTTCAAGATCCACCCGGCGAACGGTAGCAGTCCCGTAAGCGTCCTGGGGAGTCCTGCCGCTGGAGGCCGGT is a window from the Catellatospora sp. TT07R-123 genome containing:
- a CDS encoding PQQ-binding-like beta-propeller repeat protein, which translates into the protein MAWRNLPRRTRVAITGAVCAALVAGSGLVVWRVLRPTDTVTTATRPMPKRVIPGPGALGALISAPLIVGDRIRIHAAPRQVWADGPADYKYETSALWSLRRWPAELVGIVTVGEEPIVVSAWSDGMLVGTDARDGKTIWSVRGDVLGDGYQGRRTGAATVYDPPGLFTADGTVLTTGGNTITAYDPTTGAVRWRHELPACHGTAFTGATQFLVLDTCAHTLLRYSADTGAPLPPLGTSPTAAEPVSCAVGASDCLGVRVTAADGTHAWLLPPAASGTEAPSIPLAAPGALITGTPRAPVAVVTTVNPAAVTELTSHDPATGEVRWTWRPQPGDPAPTLLPTGARDRILLVTPDHTLIAVNAESGKELSRSPLDLYYEDPAFPYTLGHVYASGHYLVLERLRPDTPADAPDTLYYPSPRPVLLAAS